The Georgenia faecalis genome includes a window with the following:
- a CDS encoding DNA repair helicase XPB: MPDGPLIVQSDKTLLLEVDHARAAECRRAIAPFAELERAPEHVHTYRLTPLGLWNARAAGHDAERVVDTLLEFSRYPVPHALLVDVAETMSRYGRLQLVADPVHGLVLHTTDAPVLEEVLRSKRTAGLVGERLDATSVVVHPSERGHLKQVLLKLGWPAEDLAGYVDGEAHAIDLDTADWSLRPYQAEAVESFWHGGSGVVVLPCGAGKTLVGAAAMARSRATTLILVTNTVSARQWRSELLRRTTLTEDEIGEYSGARKEVRPVTIATYQVLTTRRKGVYTHLELLDARDWGLILYDEVHLLPAPIFRMTADLQARRRLGLTATLVREDGREDEVFSLIGPKRYDAPWKDIEAQGYIAPAECTEVRLTLSDRDRMVYATAEAEDRYRLAASADGKDRVVSQLVARHADEQILIIGQYLDQLEGLGERLDAPVITGATSVNERERLFAEFRTGELKVLVVSKVANFSIDLPEAAVAIQVSGSFGSRQEEAQRLGRLLRPKADGKTAHFYAVVARDTLDQDFAAHRQRFLAEQGYAYKIIDAEDLASA, encoded by the coding sequence ATGCCTGATGGCCCACTCATCGTCCAGTCCGACAAGACGCTCCTGCTCGAGGTCGACCACGCGCGTGCCGCGGAGTGCCGACGCGCCATCGCCCCCTTCGCCGAGCTTGAGCGCGCCCCCGAGCACGTCCACACCTACCGCCTCACCCCGCTGGGCCTGTGGAACGCCCGGGCCGCCGGGCACGACGCCGAGCGGGTGGTCGACACCCTGCTCGAGTTCTCGCGCTACCCGGTCCCGCACGCGCTCCTCGTCGACGTCGCCGAGACGATGTCGCGCTACGGGCGCCTCCAGCTCGTCGCGGACCCGGTCCACGGCCTCGTCCTGCACACCACCGACGCCCCGGTCCTCGAGGAGGTCCTGCGCTCGAAGCGGACCGCCGGCCTCGTGGGCGAGCGCCTCGACGCCACGAGCGTCGTCGTCCACCCCAGCGAGCGCGGGCACCTCAAGCAGGTCCTCCTCAAGCTGGGCTGGCCGGCCGAGGACCTCGCCGGCTACGTCGACGGCGAGGCGCACGCCATCGACCTCGACACCGCCGACTGGTCGTTGCGCCCCTACCAGGCCGAGGCGGTGGAGAGCTTCTGGCACGGCGGCTCGGGCGTCGTCGTGCTCCCCTGCGGGGCGGGCAAGACGCTCGTCGGCGCGGCGGCGATGGCCCGCTCCCGGGCGACCACACTCATCCTCGTGACGAACACGGTCTCCGCGCGCCAGTGGCGCAGCGAGCTGCTGCGCCGCACGACGCTCACCGAGGACGAGATCGGCGAGTACTCCGGCGCCCGCAAGGAGGTCCGCCCGGTGACGATCGCGACCTACCAGGTGCTCACCACCCGCCGGAAGGGCGTCTACACCCACCTCGAGCTGCTCGACGCGCGCGACTGGGGCCTCATCCTCTACGACGAGGTCCACCTCCTCCCGGCGCCGATCTTCCGGATGACGGCGGACCTCCAGGCCCGCCGCCGGCTCGGGCTCACCGCGACGCTCGTGCGCGAGGACGGGCGGGAGGACGAGGTCTTCTCCCTCATCGGCCCCAAGCGGTACGACGCGCCGTGGAAGGACATCGAGGCGCAGGGCTACATCGCGCCCGCCGAGTGCACCGAGGTGCGGCTCACCCTCAGCGACCGCGACCGCATGGTCTACGCGACCGCCGAGGCAGAGGACCGCTACCGCCTCGCCGCGAGCGCCGACGGCAAGGACCGGGTCGTCAGCCAGCTCGTCGCCCGGCACGCCGACGAGCAGATCCTCATCATCGGGCAGTACCTCGACCAGCTCGAGGGCCTCGGCGAACGGCTCGACGCGCCCGTCATCACGGGGGCGACGTCCGTCAACGAGCGCGAGCGCCTCTTCGCGGAGTTCCGCACCGGCGAGCTCAAGGTGCTGGTCGTGTCCAAGGTCGCCAACTTCTCCATCGACCTCCCGGAGGCCGCGGTGGCGATCCAGGTGTCCGGCTCGTTCGGCTCGCGCCAGGAGGAGGCCCAGCGCCTCGGCCGGCTGCTACGGCCCAAGGCCGACGGCAAGACCGCGCACTTCTACGCGGTCGTCGCCCGGGACACCCTCGACCAGGACTTCGCTGCGCACCGCCAGCGGTTCCTCGCCGAGCAGGGCTACGCCTACAAGATCATCGACGCGGAGGACCTCGCCTCGGCCTGA
- a CDS encoding RNA polymerase sigma factor: protein MCVLTEGDAAAGPPRGVGDVDEEIEAAFRAGRPEAVRAAYERWSPLVYTIALRSLGSAPDAEDVTQQVFVDAWRSRARFDPDRAPLQAWLVGITRHAVADAYGRRTREQQVADAVAAVRADPAPESNPARMVVDRVVVADAIDALGDPQRQILSLAFFEDLTHVQIAERVGLPLGTVKSHIARSLRRLRTRLEVGDAAY from the coding sequence ATGTGCGTACTCACCGAGGGGGACGCCGCAGCCGGGCCGCCGAGGGGGGTGGGGGACGTCGACGAGGAGATCGAGGCGGCGTTCCGTGCCGGGCGTCCCGAGGCGGTACGCGCGGCGTACGAGCGGTGGTCGCCGCTGGTGTACACCATCGCCCTGCGTTCCCTGGGCTCGGCGCCCGACGCGGAGGACGTCACGCAGCAGGTGTTCGTCGACGCGTGGCGCAGCCGCGCACGGTTCGACCCGGACCGGGCCCCCCTGCAGGCCTGGCTGGTGGGCATCACCCGGCACGCCGTCGCCGACGCCTACGGGCGCCGGACGCGGGAGCAGCAGGTGGCCGACGCCGTCGCCGCCGTCCGCGCCGACCCGGCGCCGGAGTCCAACCCGGCACGGATGGTCGTGGACCGGGTGGTCGTCGCCGACGCGATCGACGCCCTCGGTGACCCGCAACGGCAGATCCTCAGCCTCGCCTTCTTCGAGGACCTCACGCACGTCCAGATCGCCGAACGGGTCGGGCTGCCGCTCGGCACCGTGAAGTCGCACATCGCGCGTAGCCTTCGGCGACTGCGGACTCGATTGGAGGTGGGAGATGCCGCATATTGA
- a CDS encoding helicase-associated domain-containing protein → MNTGQRAAAHGTSGAGTAGTPFGTATSAATTEDLARALAERPDGALVELLRLRPDLAVPAASSITVLAARAASRPSVERVLARLDAAQLEVVEALAVLAAMPDGDPARLAALLQTTAAELAPLAEHLERLGLTVGGRAVLGVVEAIGPYPAGLGPSAGALPGEVAPPATSRALAKLMATAPPAAARMLEALTWGPPVGVVRAEDPSPAALWLLERGVLQRLSPTQLVLPLEVGLAARGDRIFAVRTAPPSTDTIPRRRLDVVAAEGARTAEDVVRLVTLLVTAWDEDPPPALRGGGLGARDLKRAATLVERDAAVAAAVAELAGAAGLVAPMDDGADGAVFAPTPAATDWRELPLGERWAQLALGWLRSRRTAWLVGTRNDRGALRAALEPGLERGWAATLRQRVVATLADLPEGSAPTPAQLHALLTWHAPRATPPLASVAAVLAEAELIGVIGAGALTAAGRAALGPGDDAEPHDDVMDPGATGQDDAARTAAVVAALLEALPEPVEELLIQGDLTGVVPGRPGPGLEELITLAADVESRGAALTVRFSAGSIRRALDAGLAGADLLERLRAASRTPLPQALEYLITDAARRHGQVRVGSAVSYVRVLDPVAAASLAGHPELVGVGLRAIAPTVLVSSARPAELLELLRLAGAAPVLEGPDGAVITARPGAGAASGRSVDGDVGRGRRTAGTTGRAVRRPIGRLPGTPEAAPVGVRHLDDADLADVVSEMRAGQTRAAEAAERRLSGEVVATDPVHTVALLREAARTGSAVSVVVVGPNGGLQRRRVRPLSIEGGRFRMADLDRDAEIVVAIHRINAVGEVPES, encoded by the coding sequence ATGAACACGGGACAGCGCGCAGCCGCGCACGGCACGAGCGGTGCCGGCACTGCGGGCACCCCCTTCGGTACCGCCACCTCCGCCGCGACGACGGAGGACCTCGCGCGCGCACTCGCCGAGCGACCCGACGGCGCCCTGGTCGAGCTCCTCCGCCTACGTCCCGACCTCGCGGTCCCTGCCGCGTCCTCGATCACCGTGCTCGCCGCCCGGGCCGCCTCGCGCCCGTCGGTCGAGCGGGTCCTCGCCCGCCTCGACGCCGCCCAGCTCGAGGTGGTCGAGGCGCTCGCGGTCCTCGCCGCCATGCCCGACGGCGACCCGGCCCGCCTCGCCGCGCTGCTGCAGACCACCGCGGCCGAGCTCGCGCCCCTCGCCGAGCACCTCGAGCGTCTCGGCCTCACGGTCGGCGGGCGCGCCGTCCTCGGCGTCGTCGAGGCCATCGGGCCCTACCCCGCGGGACTCGGGCCGAGCGCCGGCGCGCTGCCGGGCGAGGTCGCCCCGCCGGCGACGAGCCGTGCGCTCGCCAAGCTCATGGCCACTGCCCCACCGGCCGCGGCCCGCATGCTCGAGGCGCTCACCTGGGGGCCGCCGGTGGGCGTCGTCCGCGCCGAGGACCCCAGCCCGGCCGCCCTCTGGCTGCTCGAGCGCGGCGTCCTCCAGCGACTCAGCCCCACCCAGCTCGTCCTCCCGCTCGAGGTGGGCCTGGCCGCGCGCGGCGACCGGATCTTCGCGGTCCGCACCGCCCCGCCGTCGACCGACACCATCCCGCGCCGCCGTCTCGACGTCGTGGCCGCCGAGGGCGCCCGCACCGCCGAGGACGTCGTCCGGCTCGTCACCCTCCTCGTCACCGCCTGGGACGAGGACCCGCCCCCCGCGCTGCGCGGCGGCGGACTGGGGGCACGCGACCTCAAGCGGGCCGCCACCCTCGTCGAGCGGGACGCTGCGGTCGCCGCGGCCGTCGCCGAGCTCGCCGGCGCCGCGGGCCTCGTGGCCCCCATGGACGACGGCGCGGACGGCGCCGTCTTCGCGCCCACCCCCGCCGCCACCGACTGGCGCGAGCTCCCGCTCGGCGAGCGCTGGGCCCAGCTGGCCCTCGGCTGGCTCCGGTCGCGTCGCACCGCGTGGCTCGTGGGAACCCGCAACGACCGCGGCGCCCTGCGCGCGGCGCTCGAGCCGGGCCTTGAGCGCGGCTGGGCGGCCACCCTGCGCCAGCGCGTCGTCGCCACGCTCGCCGACCTCCCCGAGGGCTCGGCGCCCACCCCCGCGCAGCTCCACGCCCTCCTCACCTGGCACGCCCCGCGGGCGACCCCGCCCCTGGCCAGCGTCGCCGCGGTGCTCGCCGAGGCCGAGCTCATCGGCGTCATCGGGGCGGGTGCCCTCACCGCCGCCGGTCGCGCCGCGCTCGGCCCCGGGGACGACGCCGAGCCCCACGACGACGTCATGGACCCCGGCGCGACCGGGCAGGACGACGCCGCGCGGACCGCCGCCGTCGTCGCCGCGCTCCTCGAGGCGCTCCCGGAGCCGGTCGAGGAGCTGCTCATCCAGGGCGACCTCACCGGCGTCGTCCCGGGCCGCCCCGGTCCCGGGCTGGAGGAGCTCATCACGCTGGCCGCCGACGTCGAGAGCCGCGGCGCGGCCCTCACCGTGCGGTTCTCCGCGGGCTCCATCCGGCGGGCGCTTGACGCCGGCCTGGCCGGGGCGGACCTGCTCGAGCGGCTCCGCGCCGCGTCCCGCACCCCGCTCCCCCAGGCGCTGGAGTACCTCATCACCGACGCCGCGCGCCGGCACGGGCAGGTGCGGGTGGGCAGCGCGGTGAGCTACGTCCGGGTGCTCGACCCCGTCGCCGCGGCCTCCCTCGCCGGACACCCCGAGCTCGTCGGCGTCGGCCTGCGCGCCATCGCCCCGACGGTCCTCGTCTCCTCGGCGCGGCCCGCCGAGCTCCTCGAGCTGCTCCGGCTGGCCGGCGCCGCGCCCGTCCTCGAGGGTCCCGACGGCGCCGTCATCACCGCCCGTCCCGGCGCCGGGGCGGCCTCGGGCCGAAGCGTGGACGGCGACGTGGGACGTGGCCGGCGCACCGCCGGGACCACCGGGCGCGCCGTCCGGCGCCCGATCGGGCGCCTCCCCGGCACGCCGGAGGCCGCACCCGTCGGGGTGCGGCACCTCGACGACGCCGACCTCGCCGACGTCGTCTCCGAGATGCGCGCGGGCCAGACCCGCGCGGCGGAGGCCGCTGAACGGCGGCTGTCCGGGGAGGTCGTCGCGACCGACCCGGTCCACACCGTCGCGCTGCTCCGCGAGGCGGCCCGCACCGGCTCCGCGGTGAGCGTCGTCGTCGTCGGGCCGAACGGTGGGCTGCAGCGCCGACGGGTGCGACCGCTGAGCATCGAGGGCGGGCGCTTCCGGATGGCCGACCTCGACCGGGACGCCGAGATCGTCGTCGCCATCCACCGGATCAATGCCGTCGGCGAGGTCCCGGAGAGCTGA
- a CDS encoding anti-sigma factor, whose protein sequence is MPHIDDETLALRALGEHVTPDVAEHLATCDECRTELTALERVTHAGRYADRDLVAPPAAVWDRIADELGLEGLVDDGGVVVGGAVVDGGAVVGATAVVDDGAVVDGGAAPVAGPAAAPVAGRAAAPDAGRAAASRADAPSSAGGASVTPLPQVESRWRRRVVWVAAASFIAGVGGTALVQGVLDRPAEAPVVASAELDPLPGWEGAGTATVHEVDGRQVLTVELGQSDEAGYREVWLLDPEVQRLISLGILRGDEGEFELPPGLDLGEFPIVDISDEPYDGDPSHSGESIARGQLA, encoded by the coding sequence ATGCCGCATATTGATGACGAGACCCTCGCGCTGCGCGCGCTGGGGGAGCACGTCACCCCTGACGTCGCGGAGCATCTCGCCACCTGCGACGAGTGCCGCACGGAGCTGACGGCGCTCGAACGCGTCACCCACGCGGGCCGTTACGCCGACCGTGACCTCGTCGCGCCGCCGGCCGCCGTGTGGGACCGGATCGCGGACGAGCTCGGCCTCGAGGGGCTGGTCGACGACGGCGGCGTGGTCGTCGGCGGGGCGGTGGTCGACGGCGGCGCGGTGGTCGGCGCGACCGCGGTGGTCGACGACGGCGCGGTGGTCGACGGCGGCGCCGCACCCGTTGCCGGCCCCGCTGCGGCACCCGTTGCCGGCCGCGCTGCGGCACCCGACGCCGGCCGCGCTGCGGCGTCGCGCGCCGATGCCCCGTCCTCAGCCGGCGGCGCGTCGGTGACACCGCTCCCGCAGGTGGAGAGCCGGTGGCGGCGCAGGGTCGTGTGGGTCGCGGCGGCGAGCTTCATCGCCGGTGTCGGTGGGACGGCGCTCGTCCAGGGCGTGCTCGACCGGCCGGCCGAAGCCCCCGTCGTGGCCAGCGCCGAGCTCGACCCGTTGCCCGGGTGGGAGGGTGCCGGGACGGCCACGGTCCACGAGGTCGACGGCCGGCAGGTCCTCACCGTCGAGCTCGGGCAGAGCGACGAGGCCGGCTACCGCGAGGTCTGGCTCCTCGATCCCGAGGTGCAGCGCCTCATCAGCCTGGGCATCCTCCGCGGCGACGAGGGCGAGTTCGAGCTGCCCCCGGGGCTCGATCTCGGAGAGTTTCCCATCGTCGACATCTCGGACGAGCCCTACGACGGCGACCCGTCGCACAGCGGCGAGAGCATCGCCCGCGGCCAGCTCGCCTAG
- a CDS encoding SDR family oxidoreductase, with product MSTHDGGAEPLTALVTGATGYIGGRLVPELLAAGFRVRAMARNPDRLEGREWRDAVDVVRADAQDPEQLAAAMAGVDVAYYLIHSLGSGPTFEERDRRTARAFAVAAREAGVRRIVYLGGLHPDAETLSPHLASRREVGDILLASGVPTAVLQAAVIIGSGSASFEMMRYLTERLPAMVAPRWLDNRIQPIAVRDVLRYLVGVARLPEDVSRTFDIGGPDVLTYREMMQRYAAIAGLAPRLIRTVPVLTPKLASLWVGLVTPVPGPLARPLVESLIHEVVAKEDDIRRYVPDPPEGLLGFDAAVELALQKVREFDVATSWASATPQGAPSDPLPEDPDWAGGSLFVDERERVVDATPEDLWAVIEGVGGTTGWYSWRLGWMLRGLMDRLFGGPGLRRGRRHPTRLWVGDPVDWWRVERIEPGRLLRLRAEMRLPGLAWLELGAHTDDDGRTVFRQRAIYHPHGLVGQLYWWAVTPFHGVVFGGMQRNLATAAEGRAAAA from the coding sequence ATGAGCACCCATGACGGCGGAGCCGAGCCGCTGACCGCGCTGGTCACGGGCGCAACGGGGTACATCGGCGGCCGCCTCGTCCCCGAGCTCCTCGCCGCGGGTTTCCGGGTGCGCGCCATGGCCCGCAACCCGGACCGCCTCGAGGGGCGGGAGTGGCGCGACGCCGTCGACGTGGTCCGCGCCGACGCGCAGGACCCCGAGCAGCTCGCGGCCGCCATGGCCGGCGTCGACGTCGCCTACTACCTCATCCACTCCCTCGGCTCGGGTCCGACCTTCGAGGAGCGCGACCGGCGCACCGCCCGCGCGTTCGCCGTCGCCGCCCGCGAGGCCGGGGTCCGCCGCATCGTCTACCTCGGCGGCCTGCACCCCGACGCCGAGACCCTGTCCCCGCACCTCGCCTCGCGCCGGGAGGTGGGGGACATCCTCCTCGCCTCCGGCGTCCCGACGGCGGTCCTCCAGGCCGCCGTCATCATCGGCTCCGGCAGCGCGTCGTTCGAGATGATGCGCTACCTCACCGAGCGGCTGCCGGCGATGGTGGCGCCGCGGTGGCTCGACAACCGGATCCAGCCGATCGCCGTGCGCGACGTCCTGCGCTACCTCGTCGGCGTCGCGCGCCTGCCGGAGGACGTCAGCCGCACCTTCGACATCGGCGGCCCCGACGTGCTCACCTACCGCGAGATGATGCAGCGGTACGCGGCGATCGCCGGCCTCGCGCCCCGGCTCATCCGGACCGTGCCGGTGCTCACCCCGAAGCTCGCGAGCCTGTGGGTCGGGCTCGTGACGCCGGTCCCGGGGCCCCTCGCGCGTCCGCTGGTGGAGTCCCTCATCCACGAGGTGGTCGCCAAGGAGGACGACATCCGCCGGTACGTGCCGGACCCGCCCGAGGGCCTCCTCGGGTTCGACGCCGCCGTCGAGCTCGCCCTGCAGAAGGTCCGCGAGTTCGACGTCGCGACCTCCTGGGCGTCCGCGACCCCGCAGGGCGCCCCGAGCGACCCACTCCCCGAGGACCCCGACTGGGCGGGCGGCAGCCTCTTCGTCGACGAGCGCGAGCGGGTCGTCGACGCCACCCCGGAGGACCTCTGGGCGGTCATCGAGGGCGTCGGCGGCACCACCGGCTGGTACTCGTGGCGGCTCGGCTGGATGCTCCGCGGGCTCATGGACCGCCTCTTCGGCGGGCCGGGGCTGCGCCGGGGCCGCCGCCACCCGACCCGCCTGTGGGTGGGCGACCCCGTCGACTGGTGGCGCGTCGAGCGCATCGAGCCGGGCCGCCTGCTGCGGCTGCGCGCGGAGATGCGGCTGCCCGGCCTCGCCTGGCTCGAGCTCGGCGCGCACACCGACGACGACGGCCGCACGGTGTTCCGCCAGCGCGCGATCTACCACCCCCACGGCCTCGTCGGGCAGCTGTACTGGTGGGCGGTGACGCCCTTCCACGGCGTCGTCTTCGGCGGGATGCAGCGCAACCTCGCGACCGCGGCCGAGGGGCGCGCGGCGGCGGCCTGA
- a CDS encoding polyprenyl synthetase family protein, translated as MDGAARPDAAGTAVGPRAAVGPDPAGTAVGPGPGDGADGAATVEGVLLSVLADAEARVPTRVTGYATLWDQLRVTVRGGKKFRGGLVVRTHDALGGRRRDAAVTAGAAFELLHAAFLVHDDLIDHDLVRRGVPNLPAVMAGVAVSAGANDVRAERFAEASAVLAGDAALSLAHGMFATLDVPTDVHRALQELLRDTVLFSVAGELGDVASGLGLWSTSHEDAMTVAESKTAMYSFRAPLRAGALIADAPDDVAALLDRVGSDLGRAFQLVDDLLGVFAPEGVIGKSNVSDLREGKATSLLLHARELPVWDEVRDHVGRLDLLPATADVVRGHLARSAAPARVADQVRDRLGEAADVVRAGDVPAPLAALLDEAVRTVGASLDRAWRFVESCR; from the coding sequence GTGGACGGCGCAGCGCGGCCGGACGCCGCGGGCACCGCCGTCGGGCCTCGTGCCGCTGTCGGACCGGACCCGGCGGGCACCGCCGTCGGGCCGGGCCCGGGGGACGGTGCCGACGGTGCGGCGACGGTCGAGGGCGTGCTCCTGTCGGTGCTCGCCGACGCCGAGGCCCGGGTGCCGACCCGCGTCACCGGGTACGCGACCCTGTGGGACCAGCTCCGCGTGACGGTGCGCGGGGGCAAGAAGTTCCGCGGCGGGCTGGTCGTCCGCACCCACGACGCCCTCGGCGGGCGCCGCCGGGACGCGGCCGTGACCGCGGGGGCCGCGTTCGAGCTGCTGCACGCCGCGTTCCTCGTCCACGACGACCTCATCGACCACGACCTGGTCCGCCGCGGCGTGCCCAACCTGCCCGCGGTGATGGCGGGCGTGGCCGTGTCGGCCGGGGCCAACGACGTCCGCGCCGAGCGCTTCGCCGAGGCGAGCGCGGTGCTGGCCGGCGACGCGGCGCTGTCCCTGGCGCACGGCATGTTCGCCACGCTCGACGTCCCCACCGACGTCCACCGGGCGCTGCAGGAGCTCCTGCGCGACACCGTGCTGTTCTCCGTCGCCGGCGAGCTCGGCGACGTCGCCTCCGGCCTGGGGCTGTGGAGCACCTCCCACGAGGACGCCATGACCGTCGCCGAGAGCAAGACGGCGATGTACTCCTTCCGGGCGCCCCTGCGCGCCGGGGCGCTCATCGCCGATGCTCCCGACGACGTCGCCGCGCTCCTCGACCGCGTGGGCAGCGACCTGGGCCGCGCGTTCCAGCTCGTCGACGACCTCCTCGGGGTCTTCGCGCCCGAGGGCGTCATCGGCAAGAGCAACGTCTCCGACCTGCGCGAGGGCAAGGCGACGTCGCTGCTCCTCCACGCCCGGGAGCTGCCCGTGTGGGACGAGGTGCGCGACCACGTGGGCCGGCTCGACCTGCTGCCCGCCACGGCCGACGTCGTCCGCGGTCACCTCGCCCGCTCGGCGGCCCCGGCCCGAGTGGCGGACCAGGTGCGCGACCGGCTGGGCGAGGCCGCCGACGTCGTGCGCGCCGGGGACGTCCCGGCGCCGCTCGCCGCGCTGCTCGACGAGGCGGTGCGCACGGTCGGCGCCTCGCTCGACCGCGCCTGGCGGTTCGTCGAGTCCTGCCGCTGA
- a CDS encoding class F sortase produces MSATAARAAGALALAVALVGGCAAPSAQPPGGSATTPAGSTSSDRVGPAAPPAPTADPTGPAPAAGIDVPVRDASPEAVQAAAVVAPVRVVYPGLEIDMPVDAVGVAPDGQMEIPPDAARAGWYRFGPTAGADAGATVIASHSGSEITPRGPFHRLDRAQVGDPVVVVLADGTEVTYEVTSVEGIAKTVIDLSRYFRRDGEPELVLITCGGRWDDVRQSYDDNIVTTARLAGS; encoded by the coding sequence ATGTCAGCCACAGCAGCGCGGGCAGCAGGAGCGCTCGCCCTGGCCGTGGCACTCGTCGGGGGCTGCGCGGCACCGTCCGCGCAGCCCCCGGGCGGGAGCGCCACCACACCCGCCGGGTCCACGTCGTCGGACCGCGTGGGCCCGGCGGCTCCACCCGCGCCGACGGCGGACCCCACCGGTCCCGCGCCCGCGGCGGGCATCGACGTCCCCGTGCGGGACGCCAGCCCGGAGGCCGTCCAGGCCGCGGCCGTCGTCGCCCCGGTCCGCGTCGTCTACCCGGGCCTCGAGATCGACATGCCCGTCGACGCCGTCGGCGTCGCCCCGGACGGGCAGATGGAGATCCCGCCGGATGCCGCCCGCGCCGGCTGGTACCGCTTCGGCCCGACAGCGGGCGCCGACGCCGGGGCGACCGTCATCGCCTCCCACTCCGGCTCCGAGATCACCCCGCGGGGCCCGTTCCACCGTCTCGACCGCGCCCAGGTCGGTGACCCGGTCGTCGTCGTCCTCGCCGACGGGACGGAGGTCACCTACGAGGTGACGTCCGTCGAGGGGATCGCCAAGACGGTCATCGACCTCTCCCGCTACTTCCGGCGGGACGGCGAGCCCGAGCTCGTGCTCATCACGTGCGGCGGTCGGTGGGACGACGTGCGCCAGAGCTACGACGACAACATCGTCACGACGGCTAGGCTCGCGGGAAGCTGA
- a CDS encoding DUF4397 domain-containing protein gives MRKRTTLGGLAGLAALGLATLAAAPAGAQTSDTASLTVLHGVPDTVVDVYVNGALTLDDFTPGTVAGPLDLAAGPYTIAITASDAADDSAPVIGPVDVTLESGMSYTAAAHLDTAGAPTATFFTNDTAATAAGEGRLTVRHVAAAPAVDVLAGGTAVINGLENPDEAILNLPAGTISASVAAAGTTDPLIGPADVTVEEGVNTIVYAWGSLDAGNLALAVQTVDATHSAPAGVPTGLTEVPAEAGIGAAASIALVLAIAAFGALGVRAVATRR, from the coding sequence ATGCGCAAGCGCACCACTCTCGGAGGGCTCGCCGGTCTGGCCGCTCTCGGCCTCGCCACCCTGGCGGCGGCGCCGGCCGGCGCCCAGACCAGCGACACCGCCTCCCTCACCGTCCTCCACGGGGTCCCCGACACCGTCGTGGACGTGTACGTCAACGGCGCACTCACCCTCGACGACTTCACGCCCGGCACCGTGGCCGGCCCGCTGGACCTCGCTGCCGGCCCGTACACGATCGCCATCACGGCCTCCGACGCCGCGGACGACAGCGCGCCGGTCATCGGCCCGGTGGACGTCACGCTGGAGTCGGGCATGAGCTACACGGCCGCCGCCCACCTCGACACCGCGGGCGCCCCGACCGCCACCTTCTTCACCAACGACACCGCGGCGACCGCCGCGGGCGAGGGACGCCTCACGGTGCGCCACGTGGCCGCGGCTCCCGCCGTCGACGTCCTCGCCGGTGGCACGGCGGTCATCAACGGCCTGGAGAACCCGGACGAGGCGATCCTCAACCTCCCGGCCGGCACGATCTCCGCCTCGGTCGCCGCGGCCGGCACCACCGACCCGCTCATCGGGCCGGCCGACGTCACCGTCGAGGAGGGCGTGAACACCATCGTCTACGCCTGGGGCAGCCTCGACGCCGGCAACCTGGCGCTCGCGGTCCAGACCGTCGACGCCACGCACTCGGCCCCGGCCGGTGTGCCCACGGGCCTCACCGAGGTTCCCGCCGAGGCGGGCATCGGGGCGGCCGCATCGATCGCCCTCGTGCTCGCGATCGCGGCGTTCGGGGCCCTCGGCGTCCGCGCCGTCGCCACCCGGCGCTAG